One Deinococcus planocerae DNA segment encodes these proteins:
- the rpsF gene encoding 30S ribosomal protein S6, protein MNQYDLNLILNPNLSAEQLQTEREYIETAVKNAGAEITNLDDVGNRRLAYAVGKDREGYYLMYTIRAGGNPERDIATSLRLRDNVRRILVVRDRPEQRTKKA, encoded by the coding sequence ATGAACCAGTACGACCTGAACTTGATCCTGAACCCCAACCTCAGCGCCGAACAGCTCCAGACGGAGCGCGAGTACATCGAAACGGCGGTGAAGAACGCGGGCGCGGAGATCACGAACCTCGACGACGTGGGCAACCGCCGTCTCGCGTACGCCGTGGGCAAGGACCGCGAGGGCTATTACCTGATGTACACGATCCGCGCGGGCGGCAACCCCGAGCGCGACATCGCCACCAGCCTGCGCCTGCGCGACAACGTGCGCCGCATCCTGGTGGTCCGCGACCGCCCCGAGCAGCGCACCAAGAAGGCCTGA
- a CDS encoding DinB family protein codes for MSEDAQNWAEGILDILKEAVEGGTPGQGTAFLDGTKADGSGNHGLLATLDALSAEQASRDVHGSTMAGHARHTAFHMEVIVRWERDGDRGPFDWKGSFHPGQVGEEEWAALRDRVRTAYDELIAFARTQAAREADGDATGGLTGAVAHVTYHLGSIRQMTKAVGGGT; via the coding sequence ATGAGCGAAGACGCGCAGAACTGGGCCGAGGGCATCCTCGACATCCTGAAAGAGGCGGTGGAGGGCGGAACGCCCGGCCAGGGCACCGCCTTCCTCGACGGAACGAAGGCCGACGGGAGCGGGAATCACGGGCTGCTCGCCACCCTGGACGCCCTCAGTGCCGAGCAGGCCAGCCGGGACGTTCACGGCTCGACGATGGCCGGACATGCCCGCCACACCGCCTTCCACATGGAGGTCATCGTGCGCTGGGAGCGCGACGGCGACCGGGGGCCGTTCGACTGGAAGGGGAGCTTTCACCCCGGGCAGGTGGGCGAGGAGGAGTGGGCGGCGCTGCGGGATCGTGTCCGTACGGCCTACGACGAACTGATTGCCTTCGCCCGCACCCAGGCTGCAAGGGAAGCGGATGGGGACGCGACCGGCGGGCTGACGGGCGCTGTCGCCCACGTCACCTATCACCTCGGCAGCATCC